The Vicia villosa cultivar HV-30 ecotype Madison, WI linkage group LG1, Vvil1.0, whole genome shotgun sequence genome includes a region encoding these proteins:
- the LOC131643424 gene encoding protein MAIN-LIKE 2-like — MAQQLLTMGETHRGTRANLATFAVDRFRTRSHAYVEPDERIIPNLQACGFGHIIKVNNNTIDRKFILALQERWRPETHTFHLPIGECTITLEDVYMLLGLPIDGKAVNGSVQHANSMCERVLGRDLVVPTQGSRGQGISLVSLRDYYDELVLMDNFTEEHVWLMTKVYIMLMFGKLLFPESTGNTVNFFYLSKFDSISKIRKYSWGSAVLAMLYQSLCKNAVAEKCTFYGCAFLLQVWGWWRMPTLSPVGRNNYTFPYATRFCGPKLDYSKNPRGSVVLYRDLIDHLRAEDVLSLNFYMII; from the exons atggctcaacaacttcttaccatgggtgaaacacacagaggaactaGAGCGAATTTGGCGACCTTT GCTGTTGACCGATTCCGTACACGTTCTCACGCTTACGTTGAACCCGACGAGAGGATTATTCCGAATCTCCAAGCATGTGGCTTCGGACATATCATAAAAGTTAACAACAACACCATAGACAGAAAATTCATCCTTGCCTTACAAGAGCGATGGAGGCCTGAAACCCACACGTTTCATCTTCCAATAGGTGAGTGTACTATTACTCTAGAGGATGTTTATATGTTACTTGGTCTGCCCATTGATGGCAAGGCTGTTAATGGATCTGTTCAACATGCTAATTCAATGTGTGAGAGAGTGTTGGGAAGAGATCTAGTTGTGCCTACTCAAGGTTCAAGAGGCCAGGGTATCAGTCTGGTCTCCCTTAGAGATTACTATGATGAACTCGTCTTGATGGACAACTTTACTGAGGAGCATGTTTGGTTAATGACTAAGGTTTATATAATGTTGATGTTTGGTAAACTTTTATTCCCGGAGTCGACAGGTAACACTGTCAACTTTTTCTATTTAAGTAAATTTGACAGTATTAGCAAGATTAggaaatatagttgggggtccgccgttttggcgatgttataccagtctctttgtaagaacgcggttgccgagaagtgcaccttctatggatgtgcgttcctcctacaagtatggggttggtggagaaTGCCGACGCTGTCCCCGGTAGGCAGGAACAACTACACGTTCCCTTATGCAACAAG gTTCTGTGGTCCTAAATTGGATTACAGTAAGAATCCGAGGGGGAGTGTTGTTTTATATCGGGACCTAATTGATCACCTCCGAGCTGAAGATGTATTATCCCTAAACTTTTATATGATCATATAG